From a single Calothrix sp. NIES-2098 genomic region:
- a CDS encoding peptidase-like protein, whose protein sequence is MKTVSGAIQKAANFFAPWSLVVAMTTGILISIPVASIAQQQPNTSTAEQVAGLKEAEQLNQQVEKLYLEGKYSTAIPLAERALAIREQLLGKEDQLVAESLNNLAKLHRKQANYQQALPLFQRALAIREKLLGKEHPLVAQTLNNLALWYQAQEDNQQALPLFQRALAIREKALGNSHPDVAETLNDLAGLYFDRANYQQALPLFQRALAIREKALGNSHPDVAETLNDLAGLYREQGNYQQALPLLQRALAIYEKTLGKEHPDVALSLGNLARVYKAQGNYQQALPLLQRSLAIREKMLGNEHPLVAISISNLAQLYQQQGNYQQALPLFQRALAINEKVWGNSHREVATNLNNLAVLYVIQGKYQQAEPLYLRALAISEKVLGKENPSVASSLINLAELYRVQGKHQQAEPLLQRALAINEKVLGNSHLDVALALNNLAQVYQEQGKYQQAEPLYLRAVAIMEKVLGNKHSDVATSLNNLGLLYQEQGKYQQAEPLLQRSLAIREKVLGNSHPDVANSLNNLAYLYQQQGKYQQAELLFQRSLAIYEKVFGNSHPNVAYALNNLAQLYQQEGKYQQAEPLLQRSLAIAEKVLGKEHRNVAASLNNLAALYQQEGKYQQAESLWQRALAINEKVLGNEHPDVALSLNNLAYIYQAQGKYQQAESLYLRALAIYEKVQGKEHTDVARSVNNLAGLYQQEGKYQQAELLFQRSLAIYEKLLGSVHPDVARSINNLALLYQLQGKYQQAEPLYLRALAINEKTLGKEHREVAMNLNNLAQLYQAQGKYQQAEPLLQRALAINEKLLGSVHPDVALSLGNLAYLYQEQGNYQQAETLLQRSLAINEKVLGNFHPDVAMSLNNLAALYQAQDNYQKALPLLQRALAIFEKVLGKEHPNVATNLNNLAQLYKTQGKYQQAEPLFQRALAINEKTLGKEHPNVALSLNNLAGLYQEQGKYQQAEPLLQRALAINKKVLGNMHPYVAMNLGNLATLYQAQGDLTRAIEFSRRKLEIEEHNLNLIFAVGSEQRKQNYVRTFKGSTDITVSLSLQEARNNSAAASLALTTVLRRKGLVLDAMADSIQILRSKLDSNPQTQNLFAQWLQVQQQLSALVFSPPAKQTANSKTQLEQLEAEKDKLEAEISTKSAEFRIQTQPVELSAIQAKIPTDAALVEIAQYQPFNAKAQTDEQKWGEPHYAAAVLRSVGEPKWVDLGAAAAIDKLAVKFRASLLPGTPFKKLAHSLEQQIIEPIRPLLGNAQHILISPDGQLTLIPFEALIDGQNQFLIQHYAFSYLTSGRDLLHFQPSVNQASTPVVFADIDYNNSVQAVAAVKATTVRGEQNLRSADLANLEFSPLTATLDEATAIKAVIPDAKVLLGKDATETAVKQLHSPSILHLATHGFFISDVEQNLNPSLAQDLQQLPQKVLQVENPLLRSGVALAGANKRNQVPANSDDGVLTALEVAGLDLHSTDLVVLSACETGTGDVKVGEGVYGLRRALVIAGSQTQILSLWQVDDAATKELMVKYYQNLKAGQGRHEALRSAQLELLKNPNYQRPMFWAAFVASGNWTPLNNK, encoded by the coding sequence GTGAAAACAGTATCCGGTGCTATTCAGAAAGCAGCCAACTTTTTTGCACCTTGGTCGTTAGTGGTGGCAATGACTACAGGGATACTCATCAGTATTCCAGTCGCCAGTATAGCGCAACAGCAACCCAATACATCAACAGCAGAGCAAGTTGCTGGATTAAAGGAAGCTGAACAACTCAATCAACAGGTAGAAAAGTTATACCTTGAAGGTAAATATAGTACTGCCATCCCCTTAGCAGAACGCGCACTGGCTATTCGAGAGCAGCTACTAGGTAAAGAAGATCAATTGGTTGCCGAAAGTTTAAATAATTTGGCTAAACTTCATCGCAAACAGGCCAACTATCAACAAGCTTTACCTTTATTTCAACGTGCACTGGCTATTAGGGAAAAACTACTGGGTAAAGAACATCCCCTAGTTGCCCAGACGCTAAATAATTTAGCACTGTGGTATCAAGCACAGGAAGACAATCAACAAGCTTTACCTTTATTTCAACGGGCACTGGCTATTCGAGAAAAAGCATTAGGTAACTCACATCCTGATGTTGCTGAAACCTTAAACGATCTAGCAGGATTGTACTTTGATCGAGCAAATTATCAACAAGCTTTACCTTTATTTCAACGGGCATTGGCTATTCGAGAAAAAGCACTAGGTAACTCACATCCTGATGTTGCTGAAACCTTAAACGATCTAGCAGGATTATACCGAGAACAGGGAAACTATCAACAGGCTCTACCCCTGTTGCAACGCGCTTTGGCTATTTATGAGAAAACACTGGGTAAAGAACATCCCGATGTCGCTCTTAGCTTAGGTAATTTGGCACGAGTGTACAAAGCACAGGGAAACTATCAGCAGGCTCTGCCTTTGTTGCAACGTTCTCTAGCAATTAGAGAGAAAATGCTGGGCAACGAACATCCATTGGTGGCCATTAGTATAAGTAATTTAGCACAATTGTATCAACAACAGGGAAACTATCAACAGGCTCTACCCCTGTTTCAACGCGCCTTGGCTATCAATGAGAAAGTTTGGGGTAACTCACATCGAGAGGTGGCGACTAACCTGAATAATCTGGCAGTGTTGTACGTGATACAGGGAAAATATCAACAAGCTGAACCTCTGTATCTACGTGCTTTGGCTATCAGTGAAAAGGTACTAGGTAAGGAAAATCCCAGTGTTGCCTCTAGCCTAATTAATTTGGCTGAATTGTATCGAGTTCAGGGAAAACATCAACAAGCAGAACCTTTACTTCAACGCGCTTTGGCTATCAATGAGAAAGTACTAGGTAACTCACATCTAGATGTTGCTTTAGCGCTGAATAATTTAGCACAAGTTTACCAAGAACAAGGAAAGTATCAACAGGCGGAACCTTTATATCTACGCGCTGTTGCCATTATGGAGAAAGTACTGGGTAACAAACATTCCGATGTCGCCACTAGCCTGAATAATTTAGGACTACTCTACCAAGAACAGGGAAAATATCAACAAGCCGAACCTTTGTTGCAACGTTCTCTAGCAATTCGAGAGAAAGTACTGGGTAACTCACATCCTGATGTCGCCAATAGCCTAAATAACTTGGCATATCTGTACCAGCAACAAGGAAAATATCAACAAGCCGAACTTCTGTTTCAGCGCTCTTTAGCTATCTATGAGAAGGTATTTGGTAACTCACATCCTAATGTTGCCTACGCACTAAATAATTTGGCACAACTGTATCAGCAAGAGGGAAAATATCAACAAGCTGAACCTCTGCTCCAGCGCTCTTTGGCGATCGCAGAGAAAGTACTGGGTAAGGAACATCGAAATGTCGCCGCTAGCCTGAATAATTTGGCTGCACTCTACCAGCAAGAAGGAAAATATCAACAGGCTGAGTCTTTGTGGCAACGCGCTTTGGCTATCAATGAAAAGGTACTGGGTAATGAACATCCCGATGTTGCCCTTAGTCTGAATAATTTGGCATATATTTACCAGGCACAGGGAAAATATCAACAGGCGGAATCTCTGTATCTACGCGCACTAGCTATCTATGAGAAAGTACAGGGTAAAGAACATACTGATGTTGCCCGTAGCGTCAATAATTTGGCTGGACTATACCAGCAAGAGGGAAAATATCAACAAGCCGAACTTCTGTTTCAGCGCTCTTTAGCAATTTATGAAAAATTACTGGGAAGCGTTCATCCCGATGTTGCCCGTAGCATAAATAATTTGGCATTACTTTATCAATTACAGGGAAAATATCAACAGGCAGAACCTTTATATCTACGAGCTTTAGCTATCAATGAGAAGACACTCGGTAAGGAACATCGAGAAGTTGCCATGAACCTGAATAATTTGGCACAACTGTATCAAGCACAAGGAAAATATCAACAGGCGGAACCTCTGTTGCAACGTGCTTTGGCTATCAATGAAAAGTTACTGGGTAGCGTTCATCCCGATGTCGCTCTTAGCCTAGGTAATTTGGCATACCTGTATCAGGAACAGGGAAACTATCAACAGGCGGAAACTTTGTTGCAACGATCGCTAGCAATCAATGAGAAAGTACTGGGGAATTTTCATCCTGATGTCGCCATGAGCCTAAATAATTTAGCTGCACTATACCAAGCTCAGGATAACTATCAAAAGGCTCTACCTCTGTTGCAACGCGCTTTGGCTATCTTTGAAAAGGTACTCGGGAAGGAGCATCCCAATGTCGCCACTAACCTGAATAATTTGGCACAACTGTACAAGACACAGGGAAAATATCAACAAGCCGAACCTCTGTTTCAACGCGCTTTGGCTATCAATGAGAAAACATTAGGTAAGGAACATCCCAATGTCGCCCTCAGCCTGAATAATTTGGCTGGACTCTACCAAGAACAGGGAAAATATCAGCAAGCTGAACCTTTGTTGCAACGCGCACTAGCTATCAATAAGAAAGTACTGGGGAATATGCATCCTTATGTCGCCATGAACCTAGGTAACTTGGCTACACTATACCAAGCTCAGGGCGATCTTACTCGTGCTATTGAATTTTCAAGGCGCAAGCTGGAAATTGAAGAACACAATTTGAATCTGATTTTTGCTGTTGGCTCAGAACAAAGAAAACAAAACTACGTCAGAACTTTTAAAGGCTCAACAGATATTACTGTTTCCCTATCGCTGCAAGAAGCTCGCAATAATTCAGCAGCCGCTTCCTTAGCATTAACTACTGTCCTGCGTCGCAAAGGATTGGTGTTAGATGCAATGGCTGATAGTATCCAAATACTACGTAGTAAACTTGACAGCAATCCCCAAACGCAAAATTTATTTGCTCAATGGTTACAAGTACAACAACAACTCTCAGCATTGGTATTTTCTCCACCAGCAAAACAAACTGCTAACTCCAAAACACAATTAGAGCAACTCGAAGCGGAGAAAGATAAATTGGAAGCGGAGATTAGTACTAAAAGTGCGGAATTCCGCATCCAAACCCAACCAGTAGAATTATCAGCAATTCAAGCCAAAATACCTACTGATGCAGCTTTAGTAGAAATTGCCCAGTATCAACCATTTAATGCCAAAGCCCAGACAGACGAGCAAAAATGGGGTGAACCGCATTATGCGGCAGCTGTGTTACGCTCTGTTGGTGAACCCAAGTGGGTTGATTTGGGAGCCGCCGCCGCTATTGATAAATTAGCTGTGAAATTCCGCGCATCTTTATTACCAGGAACACCATTTAAAAAGCTTGCTCACAGTTTAGAGCAACAAATTATTGAACCAATTCGCCCTTTGTTAGGAAATGCACAGCATATCTTGATTTCTCCCGATGGACAGTTAACACTAATTCCCTTTGAAGCCCTGATTGATGGGCAAAATCAATTCCTGATTCAGCATTATGCTTTTTCTTATCTCACCAGTGGCAGAGATTTGTTGCACTTTCAGCCAAGTGTCAATCAAGCTTCGACTCCGGTAGTGTTTGCAGATATCGACTATAACAACTCTGTACAAGCTGTCGCCGCAGTTAAAGCAACCACTGTCAGGGGCGAGCAGAATTTGCGTTCCGCCGACTTAGCAAATTTAGAATTTAGCCCGTTAACCGCGACTCTAGATGAAGCCACAGCAATTAAAGCTGTCATTCCTGATGCGAAAGTGCTGCTAGGTAAAGATGCAACCGAAACAGCCGTCAAACAACTTCACAGTCCGAGTATTTTGCATTTGGCTACTCACGGTTTTTTCATCAGTGATGTTGAACAAAATTTGAATCCTTCGCTAGCTCAGGATTTGCAACAACTTCCACAAAAGGTTTTACAGGTAGAAAACCCCTTACTGCGTTCGGGAGTAGCCTTAGCTGGTGCTAACAAACGCAACCAAGTCCCAGCAAATAGCGATGATGGTGTTTTGACAGCGCTGGAAGTAGCCGGATTAGATTTGCACTCAACTGATTTAGTCGTGCTGTCGGCTTGTGAAACTGGCACGGGAGATGTGAAAGTCGGTGAAGGTGTTTATGGTTTGCGCCGTGCTTTGGTAATTGCTGGTTCTCAAACTCAGATTTTAAGTTTGTGGCAGGTGGATGATGCGGCGACTAAGGAATTAATGGTGAAGTATTACCAGAACTTGAAAGCGGGTCAAGGCAGACATGAAGCATTACGTTCTGCACAGCTTGAATTGCTGAAGAACCCCAATTATCAGCGTCCAATGTTCTGGGCGGCGTTTGTTGCTTCTGGTAACTGGACACCGTTGAATAATAAGTAG
- a CDS encoding TPR repeat-containing protein, with product MKKVYSNLQAASSLFAPWLAIAAITTVSLLSIPVKSTAQQQSNSYSAEQRAALQEAEQLNQQANKLYQEGKYSSAIPLAERTLAIREQVLGSQHLDVAESLNNLAILYREQGNYQQAEPLFQRSLAIAEKVLGNSHPIVATSLNNLALVYQYLGNYQQAEPLFQRSLAIRTKVLGNEHPDVATSLNNLANLYQKQGKYQSAEPLYQQAVSIYEKLQGKEHPNVATSLNNLAEVYRLQGKYQQAEPLYQHALSIYNKVLGNSHQLVANTLNNLGLLYTAQAKYQQAEVLYQHSLDIYKKLFGEEHPEFASTLNNLAFLYKEIGNYQQSEVLYQRSLAIREKILGNAHPDVAQSLNNLALLYQAQGKYQQAEPFYQRSLAIIEKVLGKEHPHVALALNNLALLYQLQGKYQQAEPLFQRSLAIREKVLGDSHSDVAQSLNNLALLYQEQGNYDQAEILFQRSLAIDEKIVGKEHPDVALSLNNLANLYREEGKFPQAETLFQDALTIYEKTLGNEHPNVALTLNNLALVYQYQGNYQKAEPLLQRTLAIQEKILGNSHPDVALSLNNLAALYQYQGNYEKAEPLFLRSLAIYKKILGNEHPSVATNLTNLALLYQNRGDIARAIDFLHQALEIEEHNLKLIFAVGSEQRKQNYVRTFTGTTDLSISLALNGARNNSTAASLALTTVLRRKGLVLDAVADSIQILRAQLDSNPKTQKLFTQWLQVQQQLSSLVFSEAEKQTANSKSQLEELDDEKQQLEAAISTKSAEFRTQTQSVELATIQAKIPQDAALVEIVQYQPYNPKSKVIGQRWDKPRYAVAVLHSAGEPKWIDLGDAAEINQLAINFQAALATGKPFKKLARSLDKQLIEPILPLLENARHLLISPDGQLTLIPFEALTNEQGQFLIQNYAFSYLTSGRDLLRFAPSGNKSSAPLVLADIDYNNQLQAVAVAKAPDVRGSQNLRSGDLANLVFDPLDATKAEATAIKAVLPNAQVLLGKDATETTIKKLHSPSILHLATHGFFISDVEQNLNASRGTEIATRSPKILQIENPLLRSGLALAGANKRNQVPANSDDGVLTALEVAGLDLRSTNLVVLSACETGRGDVQVGDGVYGLRRALVMAGAQTQILSLWQVDDAATKELMVKYYQSLKAGKGRHEALRSAQIELLNSQNYQHPRFWAAFVPSGNWTPLNEK from the coding sequence GTGAAAAAAGTATACAGTAATCTTCAAGCAGCAAGTAGCTTATTCGCACCTTGGTTAGCGATCGCTGCAATTACTACAGTCTCATTATTAAGTATCCCAGTCAAAAGTACAGCACAACAGCAATCTAACTCATATTCAGCAGAGCAACGCGCAGCCTTACAAGAAGCCGAACAACTGAATCAACAGGCAAACAAACTATATCAAGAAGGTAAATACAGTTCAGCCATTCCCTTAGCAGAACGCACGCTGGCTATTCGAGAGCAAGTGCTGGGGAGCCAACACCTAGATGTAGCCGAAAGTTTAAACAATTTAGCTATCTTATATCGAGAGCAGGGAAATTATCAACAAGCAGAACCTTTGTTTCAACGCTCTCTAGCGATCGCAGAAAAAGTTCTGGGTAATTCACATCCCATTGTCGCCACTAGCTTGAATAATTTGGCTTTAGTTTACCAATATTTAGGAAACTATCAACAAGCAGAACCTCTGTTTCAACGCTCTTTAGCTATCAGAACGAAGGTATTAGGTAATGAACATCCTGATGTCGCCACCAGCTTAAATAATTTAGCGAATCTCTACCAAAAGCAAGGAAAATATCAATCAGCAGAACCCTTGTATCAACAAGCTGTGAGTATTTATGAGAAACTACAGGGTAAAGAGCATCCAAATGTTGCCACTAGTTTAAATAATTTAGCAGAAGTATATCGATTACAGGGAAAATATCAGCAGGCTGAACCTCTATATCAACACGCTTTGAGTATTTATAATAAAGTCCTGGGTAACTCACATCAACTAGTTGCTAATACCCTAAATAATTTGGGATTGCTATATACTGCACAAGCCAAATATCAACAAGCAGAAGTTCTTTATCAACATTCTCTAGATATCTATAAAAAGCTATTTGGTGAAGAACATCCAGAGTTTGCCAGTACCCTGAATAATTTGGCTTTTTTATACAAAGAAATAGGCAACTATCAACAATCAGAAGTGCTATATCAACGCTCTCTAGCTATTAGAGAAAAGATACTCGGTAATGCTCATCCCGATGTTGCCCAAAGTCTCAATAATTTGGCACTACTTTACCAAGCGCAAGGAAAATATCAACAAGCTGAACCTTTTTATCAACGCTCTTTAGCTATTATCGAGAAAGTGCTAGGTAAAGAACATCCCCATGTTGCTCTTGCTCTGAATAATTTGGCACTACTTTATCAATTACAGGGTAAATATCAACAAGCCGAACCTCTATTTCAACGCTCTCTAGCTATTAGAGAGAAAGTGCTAGGCGATTCCCATTCTGATGTTGCTCAAAGTCTAAATAATTTAGCACTACTTTACCAGGAGCAGGGAAACTATGACCAGGCAGAGATTTTATTTCAGCGCTCTTTAGCTATTGACGAGAAGATAGTAGGTAAAGAACATCCTGATGTTGCTTTAAGTTTGAATAACTTGGCTAATTTGTACCGGGAAGAAGGAAAATTTCCACAAGCAGAAACTCTGTTTCAAGATGCTTTAACAATTTATGAAAAGACGCTGGGTAACGAACATCCAAATGTCGCTCTTACTCTCAATAATTTGGCACTAGTTTATCAGTATCAAGGAAATTATCAAAAGGCAGAACCTTTGCTGCAAAGGACTTTAGCTATCCAAGAAAAGATACTCGGTAACTCACATCCTGATGTTGCTTTGAGCCTGAATAATTTAGCAGCACTATACCAGTATCAAGGCAACTATGAAAAAGCAGAACCTCTGTTTCTGCGCTCTTTAGCTATTTATAAAAAGATACTGGGTAACGAACATCCATCTGTGGCGACAAATTTAACTAATTTAGCATTACTTTACCAAAATCGAGGCGATATTGCTCGTGCTATCGATTTTTTACACCAGGCGTTGGAGATTGAAGAACACAATCTCAAATTAATTTTTGCTGTTGGCTCAGAACAAAGAAAGCAGAATTATGTGAGAACATTTACAGGGACAACCGATCTGAGTATTTCCTTAGCTCTCAATGGAGCGAGAAATAATTCAACCGCCGCATCGTTGGCATTAACTACTGTCTTACGCCGCAAAGGACTTGTATTAGATGCTGTAGCTGATAGCATCCAAATACTACGCGCTCAACTTGACAGCAACCCCAAAACCCAAAAGTTATTTACTCAGTGGTTGCAAGTACAACAGCAACTATCTTCTTTAGTATTTTCTGAAGCCGAAAAACAAACTGCCAACTCTAAATCTCAGTTAGAAGAACTAGATGATGAAAAACAACAATTGGAAGCAGCGATAAGTACTAAAAGTGCAGAATTTCGCACGCAAACTCAATCAGTAGAACTAGCCACAATTCAAGCGAAAATACCCCAAGATGCAGCTTTAGTCGAAATTGTCCAATATCAACCATACAATCCCAAAAGTAAAGTAATCGGGCAACGATGGGACAAACCGCGTTATGCTGTGGCAGTGTTGCACTCTGCTGGCGAACCAAAGTGGATTGATTTAGGAGATGCCGCAGAAATTAACCAATTGGCAATTAATTTTCAAGCAGCATTAGCCACAGGAAAACCATTTAAGAAATTGGCTCGCAGTTTAGATAAACAATTAATAGAACCAATCCTGCCTTTATTGGAAAATGCGCGTCATTTGTTAATTTCTCCCGATGGACAGTTAACATTAATTCCCTTTGAAGCACTCACCAACGAGCAAGGACAATTCCTAATTCAAAATTATGCTTTTTCTTACCTTACCAGTGGGCGAGATTTGTTACGCTTTGCCCCCAGCGGGAATAAATCTTCTGCTCCTTTGGTGTTAGCAGATATAGACTATAACAACCAACTACAAGCTGTCGCTGTCGCTAAAGCACCTGATGTGCGTGGTTCCCAAAATTTACGTTCTGGGGACTTGGCGAATCTGGTATTCGATCCCTTAGATGCGACTAAAGCTGAAGCCACAGCCATCAAAGCTGTCTTACCCAATGCGCAAGTGTTGCTAGGTAAAGATGCGACGGAAACGACAATTAAAAAACTTCACAGTCCGAGTATTTTACATTTAGCTACCCACGGTTTTTTTATTAGCGATGTCGAACAAAATCTGAATGCATCGCGGGGGACAGAAATTGCAACGCGATCGCCTAAAATTTTACAAATAGAAAACCCCTTATTACGTTCTGGTTTGGCGTTGGCTGGTGCTAATAAACGTAACCAAGTCCCAGCAAATAGCGATGATGGCGTACTTACAGCCTTGGAAGTGGCTGGTTTGGATTTGCGCTCAACTAATTTAGTCGTGCTTTCTGCCTGCGAAACTGGTAGAGGTGATGTACAAGTTGGCGATGGGGTTTATGGTTTGCGCCGTGCTTTAGTAATGGCTGGCGCTCAAACTCAGATTTTAAGTTTATGGCAAGTGGATGATGCGGCAACCAAAGAATTAATGGTGAAGTATTATCAAAGCTTAAAAGCTGGTAAAGGTAGGCATGAAGCTTTACGTTCTGCACAGATAGAGTTACTTAATAGCCAAAATTATCAGCATCCGAGATTCTGGGCTGCGTTTGTTCCTTCCGGTAACTGGACACCGTTGAACGAGAAGTAG